The Danio aesculapii chromosome 11, fDanAes4.1, whole genome shotgun sequence region AATAATATTTAAttgctattttgtttttattttattttttaacatcaaaattgcATTGTCACATTACCcatttcttttaataataataataataataataataataataataataataattataataataattataataataataataataaatcttaattTACATCATTGTTTGCAATGTGAAAAAACatgtgttttgatgttttgcTTTATTAAATGGTAAATTGTATTTTCTTCCAGGTGGGAAACAGTTTGGACTCCTCACAGAAACCCGACGACCTTCAGACAGAAAATTCAGAGGAAACTAACTACTTCTTGCAGTGCATCACTTCCAGGTATTGCAgttcaaatgttcatttttaaagactttttttacaGATCCCCTCATGCAGAATCTTGTAACGTTTTCTGGCATCAATATTGTTTCTTATAGCGCACAAAAACCTGACAGCAGCAATGCCAACAGTGTGAAGTTTGTCTTTGGACAGAACATGTTGGATCGCGTTGTGGTAAAGCAGTAAattccttttgtgtgtgtgtcatagtTTAATACAGTCAAGTTATAGATCACAGTTCCCGATGTTCAAGTCTTGTTTATCACTCAATCCCACCCGTATCGAATGCTTCCAGGCACTGCCGAAATTCACCACCGATGCACAAGGAGGCACTAGAGAGTCGGGGTCAGAGATGGGCCTTTTCAGCCAGCTTTCATCTACTCAAGAGCAAACTGTGGAGAAGAGTATGTTTCAGATCCGATCACAATCACACTGACAAATGCAGagataaatagtttttgtattattatagcAAAATATGATGACTGAACATTATAACCTATGTTTAAAGAAACAGTCGAACTTACTCAGATGTATTGTGTAATCATGTAATCACTCAATCAGTATTGGAAAGACATCATTGTAAACAATGTCatgaaaaaaactacatttacaaGAAAAGCAATGCAGTATCAAATACTCATTAGCATTTGCTGAGTGTACAgtatgcattacattacattttacatactAATACttgcattatattttacattatatataatttttacttattttccACTTAACTTAATGAAGATTAATTTATGTTGCTGTAGGTGATAATATGAAAGAATCTCTGGAGGAGTCAGCGGCGAGACACGAAGCACACAAGCCGCAGAAGTGTTTGCTAGAGCGAGTGGAGGTCCGGACAGGAGAGGAGTCTGAGAGCAATGTGCTGCAGGTAAGAGCAGATCTCAAAGCTGATTCGTCCATAAAGACACACGAGGAGATCATACTGAACTTTACTTCGTTTTCAGATGCAGTGTAAGTTGTTTGTGTTTGAGATGTTGTCTCAGTCGTGGGTGGAGAGAGGATGTGGAGTTCTCAGACTTAATGACAAGACATCCACTGATGACGGCACCTTACAGTCCAGACTGGGTAATGCTGCATTTTATAGTTTGATGTGTATTTGCCTGAGTTTTAATGCTTGTTTATTGTGGGAAATGATGGATATACATGAATTCCCACAATTTTTTTGGaatataatggattttttttgtacAAGTAATGTAATATCAgagattttcatttatttccatTGATCAAAAAGTAGTTTTTCCTATaccatatttttattgttttgtttcacaCTTGTTATAATTAAGctatttctctttatttatttatttatttatttatttatttatttatttatttatttgtttatttgtttatttatgtatttatttatttatttatttatttattcaaccatttaaataaataaatatgcatacagtcaAGACATTTAGCATATACAGGAATACAGGAGCACAGCTTGAATTATAagtataaacacttaaaataaaaggGTCCTCATATCTTTGTCTAAATGACTCTTGCAATTCACTTGCATAgaattgcaacaacaacaaaatcaataataaataaatacaatttgtaaataacaaaatttttttaaaatcaaaacaaaataaaaacgcaATTTTACCCAAACTTTGGAATGTCTGCCTGAGTCATACAGGAAGTCCTTTGTTTATTGAGTTTATCAAAATCTAAGCACATAGGGTATGTAAACTCAATCCAATCTCCCCATAGGGTTGTAAGTATTGTAAAGATATTAAACGGAGACATTAATCTTACTGCGTATGTAAGTTTCTCTATTACAAAAATATCCATTTTTCAGCTCCATTTTTTTTCACACAAGcagaaagtaattttttttccaaaatctaTTAAATTTATCAAAATGATTCATTGTTGGTCTCATAGTGGCTATTAAGGTCCTGCAAAATGATATTCAAGCTAAAACCATTTTTATATTATGCAAAGCACAAGTGTGGCCTGTTTTTCTAGATCATGGAAAGTCAGAATTTGTTATTGTTAGAGTCGGAACCCTGGATATATAAAGAAATCCAGTCAGTGtcacaaaatttctaaccagcatgcaccgctttaaaaCAGATTTCAATCGGTCTGCGCAGCGCTGCACGGAGTCTAAATAAGAGGGCAACGTAACTGAAAACAAGGAGGAAAGACAAGAGAAGCACATGGCAAACACAAATTAAGGCAAAGCAATGTAAACAAGCACAGGACAAACAGGGAACCATTAAACACTGAAAGGACAGACAAGACTGTCAAGTCAGGACCATGACATGATCATAGTTACAAAACAgtgtgcttaatatttttgtggacaTCATTAGGAATGGACTAATGtattaatggcccatttccactgagtgatacggtACGGATTattacgggtcacctttatcatgccaatggtactcttttgtaTAGTACCAATAGTGCCAAtagtactcttttggtgggcgtggtgtacgacaaagtttcagtcaacgtcattttcgctcgagaaaatgtctacagtaaagttGTACGGGTCGTtaacatatcatatgagaagcacttctcacaaaacagatgctttatacacataaatacttgtgtataaatgttcattactaacctttctatgaacatattttgattataactgcagatcaatgacagtgctaactactgtaatgtctgcaactacataaataaataaatgcaacatatatgaacacatacagacccttacagtctctgatatgttaccaattacagataaactacacacaacatacatttagtcgttatttgggttcaaaaacaacacgaaatatagcctacagtcagtgcaaacctctcatctgtgcctttaatcttcagcagcacatgtaacctcttgttatagaataattccatcattcccagttcataatagtccaaaaggtgatgatgataattaaacatggcaCTATGTTctcgtttgctgaaaaaatgatttgctcctttttttccggcttctcctttgtttttttgcacgtcactctcgcgtttgtcagtttctgaaaggatcaggttttcaaaagcacgtcaataatcaagcgcacgttattatcatcagcttaagaagttcaaatatagacgtgcacgCAAGCACAAGAAACAAAGCGAAATCGCTTTGGCTCGTAAACAACTgcggggcacagggtagaatcttctctttttcttggctttgtagctgttcatcaagatgacgacaaggtttgtttgagcttgggtcggcCATGgctaattattatttgtatatattattacggtgtaatctcttggctgtgtatttaaaacatggcggtttctttgttttcattgtggCTTGTTACGGTTAAGGCTTgttacggtacggttcgcttttaggtactcgttgacagtggaaacggccataaaagtgcaCTTTGaaagtggaaatgggccattagctGTTGAAAACCATCTGTAGTTTTTTATCAGCTCAAAACCATCATCATAAAAGCCAGAGCATGTACGttattgggattttttttattatttaattctgtTATGATTTAatcatttgagttttttgttctgttgaaaacaaaataagatattttgaagactgctGGTTActgacacacattcattcacatagtatttttattttttcaattgatCCCAATTagccacattcttcaaaatattttctttgtgttaaacagaagaaagatactCCTAAAATTACACAAGAGTAAGTTTcattgttttgggtgaactatccctttaatgcgtGTAATGGTTTGGTATGTACCATTTCTGGACCGCTACAAACCTCTTCAATTAGTTTTTGTGTTAAACACTAGACAATTTTACAGAATTGGCAAGTTTTCTAGAGGTTTGCAGAATAAATCGTGtctatgcttttaaaaaatgccAATTTTACACAAAGTTTCTTTTGATTATTGGATAGGAAGTGCTCTAAATAACaaattttagtttaaattaaaaggatagttcacccaaaaataaaaatgtattcattatttatttaccctcaagtggttataaacctttatgagtgtcttatttctgttgaacacaaatagtAGTTGAACGGATATACGTTGACAGTTGAacacattgactttcatagtaggaaaaacaaataacatggaagtcaatgtttcagGCTTCTAACTTGCctgtcttcctttgtgttcaacagaacaaagaaacacctaaatgttttaaataggtaaagggtaagtaaatgacttttaattttgcggtgaactatccctttaatagcttGTCTGCAGATTGTTGAACTGACACAAGGGGGTGCAAATACATCTGTTTTATAAATCAGAAGGACTTGAATGATGCTGGTAGTCTTAAAATATCTATTCATTGTCCTGTCCTCTATACCGGCATGCTTATGAAGCTTTAATTTAGcattcacactttacaataaggtttcattatttaatgttagtcaataaatttactaacatgaactaggcctgtcacaataatcaatatatcaacttatcgcatgtcctcaatcatttttggagATGCAATATGtatcacccatacataaaaaacaattttaaccacattttagctgactgtgcaacatctctatctctattggaggcgtcagtgtcagtatggttaacaAACACTagagtatttactataaattactatagtatattttcatgtggttgcctgatgactgaaaatagatctgttacttttttctagttctttttacCTTGGACATTATTgttaacatatattattatttattgtttaggaTATAtccattttcacattctgattccaatacctaattattaaattgataaaatggctataattaaatgatatattctttataataaaaatattgtgttcactggaagagtgtacttgcattatgatgctattatagtgtgaaaatggtcttaaaatgacaataatatcgtttatcgcagtACATTTTGGTGCTATATATCTTACCACAAAAAAATAGGCCTAACATGACCTAAGAATGAAtaaatcttgtaaagcatttattaatcattgctTGTCAGCAACTTTTactaatgcatttaaatattccAAAGTCATGTttgtttaacattagttaatgcatcgtgAGTTAATATGAGCTAACTTTACcattattaacattaacaaagatgaatacagactgtaataattgttttgttcatgGTTTTTCCCtgttagtaaaaacattaactaatgctaacttCTTCTAAACTGTTACCAGTTTAGCTAATATTTGCATCATATTTTCATACAACTGTTtgatatgtttaaaatataaatgcacaGTATGAACTTAATTTAATGGTAATTAGCTGTTTATTGGTTGTTAGTAatgtagaagttgggtttaggttttgtgttggattagggatgcagaaatAGATTTATACCtattaatgaacagttaatatctaaATAATAGGCAGCTGTATGCCAgtggttaatagcatgaattgtgaactaaacccaacttctaccttactaactaccAATAAACAGCttattagtagtttttttttttaaacaagcactGTTCGTTAATGGTTAGTTAATctttatgtgctgttggggatgtttttttttaatccactctagggtgattttgagtcttaaaggacacctagtttacccctttttccagatttaatataagtcttttgtgtcttcagattgtgtctgtaaagtttcagctcaaaacacccatcagattatttattatagctttcagaagtttCTATTTAATAGCTCTGAGCAGCAGGTAGCtgtttttgtgaactgtgcctttaaggctagtccttcatgCCCACGGTTTGCACGTGCCTGTCCACGTGCCTTAATCTCCGCCCTTGGCTGcttcagacaacaaacagacatgaaggaagaagatctcacgtaatgtttgtgagaaatactacagtgagaactttaccaatgagtatttgatgcatttgttgtggagttgcaaagATGAGTCAGaaacaatgttgttacaaagttcacacacacacatacacacagcgtGGACACgtacacacagacagcacactcgtttagctttgcactctttttgcacgcaaatgtgactgGATACAGGtgaatatccactgctgtatgcatATCTGttctgttaatgtacaaaataaacctgatttagcgtccacaaaccgggattgaagcatcattttaaacttgtaaaacttattcttgatcacatttgatgatgcttgatgatcctagcaaatctgaacagaccttttattcccgtttgctttgcgcacgtcctgtttttttttgtttgttttttttttgtgtaaaaaatctgttaatcaacctcagtcctgatcaaaactactaaattgtttagaaaattacagaattttaactctttaattgccaaattcataaatgatgtcactgatttggtgaaaaacacacaaaatgacatattttcaaaataaaaagtaaccgtggattggattttttttttaccttttatcacattCTTGGagatgtgaaacaacattgcctttgattgccaatgtttttgattgattttaatgttttctccctaatttactgttggtggctgtttttgcactGTTGACcacattttttaatacaaaaccatgacaccaaatcagtgacatcatttatgaatttggcaattaaagagttaaaatcctgtaattttctaagcaatttagtagttttgatcaggactgaggttgattaacagatttatgcaaaacaatgtgaaaaaaatatttatctgatgcatttttacagcagtttaattcagtggatggtttcatccctaacataacaaaagagtagtaAATTTCAACAGTAAATTTCAAGGGTTAATACtgtaaattgtgacctaaactaaagtgttacccatttaaTAAGAGCTGTTTGTTTATGGCTTGCAGTCATGCGGACTCAAGGGAGTCTTCGAGTGATCCTCAACACTAAGCTCTGGCCTCAGATGCAGGTGGATAAAGCCAGTGAGAAGAGTCTCCGAATAACAGCGATAGACACCGAGGAACAGGGTGTCAAAGTCTTCCTCATATCTGTAAGAATGCTTATGGTTGTAAAAAGAAGTTTTGAGAGGTTGTCAGTAGTgttagggaaagttacttttgaaagtaatgcgttacattattgagttactccctaaaaaagtaaataatttcgTTACTTTTTATGATACGTTAATTTTGAGTTACTTCTTACCTTTGCTGAGGCTTGATCACTTTCAGcacttgcaggtttttttttttcttattttaattaacaacaaactgtaaactttatttatcttaaaaaaaacacataaaaaattataatttaggaTTAATGTTATTTTCTGAAAACTTCCTGATGGCTATACATGCCGTATACagtatacagattaatgaaagtttaaagcaacgtGTTTACTACTTGTgcaaggctctgccatcttggtttctgtctgttcctgccttCTCTCATCCAGTGCGGAATTCAACCTATGTTAATATTAATTcagctattatttttttaagctaattaattaaactaaaatgtaacccacattacaatttttaaaaaggaactcaaatattattacaaatttttttttggtaatctGTTACTTGTTACtttgaaaagtaatattaaaaCTTAACTCACTTTACTTGTCATGCATTTCCCCCAACACTGGTTGTCAGTCTTACATGGTTTCATCTCTTCTCATCTCTTCACATGTGATCCTTCAGTCCAGCTCTAAGGACGCTGCCCAGCTCTTTGCAGCCCTGCATCATCGCATCCTGGCGCTGCGAAGCATCAGCGGGCAGGAGTCTGATGGTCAGCCTGCGCTTCCTGATGGAGAGGTCATTCGCTTCAGTGACGACGACGAGTCCCGTACGCCTCCCATTGCAGCTACACCTGCTCCAGGTGAACTTCCAGAACAACGCCTGGCTCGTactactagggctgcatgatattgaaaaaatgtGACATTGAGAAATTTtgagcacttttacaatgtagattgtgtcaaagcagcttcatatagaagataatagtgaattgaaacggtgtcagttctgttttcagagtttaagtttagttcagttttattagttcactgctgagagtccaaacgctgaagagtaatccatcgatgcgcatctctacaagtcccgaactataCTACTAAAACTTTACCAATGGGCGAAAGTGAAGTGccctcagttgggcacgaccatttctcatatggccaaacgttttgtggagagctgcagactaggctggagaacgctggacgtcagcgaagactcgtctggccctggagtctcacaggaatcagacgcatgctctctactcctccatgaccaccacagcagctgctcaggatacggcctggtccgggaATGTGGAAAACTTGGGAtaatctcttcacaggtcttggatcgctttGTGGCACTGCATAATTTCtcggggcctcgggatgagtgtccccaggtggaaatagagaaaaaAGAATATTCAGCGTTGCTGCTGTTCATAGGGtgtataaacgagatgcaaaaacctgattgaagcacattcatgcatcataccgctatatgatgcattgagtgtatgctttgctaaaaagaaaggtcttggttagataaacaggagctagattatttaaagctttataagtaagaagcaatattttaaaatcaatacgaaacttatcaggtagccagtgtaaggaggttaaaattggggtgatatgatcatattattTCCTAGTATctacttatttgatttattttggctagaataaaagctgtttttaattgttttaaaaccattttaaggtcattattattaacctccttaagcaatatttttttttttcgtttgtctacagagcaaacctgttatacaatgatttgcctaattacgctaacttgcctagttaaactaattaacctagttaagcctttaaattgcacttttagctgaatactactgtcttgaaaaatatctagtaaaatattatgtcatcatggaaaagacaaaagaaatcagttattagaaatgagttattaaaactgttatgattaacaatgtgttgaaaaaaaatcttctttcaaataaactgaaattgggggaaaaaattatccaagggggtgaataattctgacttcaactgtatattgcgatatatgctgagttcatgttttgttttttgtttttcaggtAACCCAGAGGCAGGTGTGTGTTCATCCACAGGCAACACATAGGGCTGAGCCTGTCGCTGATTTCTATCCCACAATGCCTCACTTGCAGCCCTCTGGTTAGCTCAAATACTATGCAGGTGTTTCTTTCTTGTTCAAACTCCTTCAGGTTTACTCTAGTCATGTGTTCAGCtggttttatttattgcattttaacagCAAAAAAAGCGTATCTTTCAGACTGGACACATAACCTTCTCAATATCATCATATTGATGAAAATGACTTTCTCTTAGCGTTTTAGTAAACAGTCAAGATTTTTCATTCTACGTACAATAACACGTTTATGTGAGACTTAATTATTCCATGCCCTCCTGAATGGATAGAGTGAGTTAACAGAAACCAACGTATGTGTGAGTGTCTTTCCATCTCCACATCAGTACCAGTTCTGCTCAGTTTCAGCTGCTAAACTGTTTAATAGAATCCCTTAATCCTCACTTTAGATCTCAGTGTAACTTCAGGGGAAAGTTCATGCaacaatgagtacgtttacatggacacgaataatctgattttaatacgattaagacaatactctgattaagagtctaccatgtaaacagtgatttttgattatcttaatccgactaaagtcataatcaaactaaacagaaatggaattacgACATGTGGAGTATgatgattttagtcgcattattgaagtgcagtacagacatgtaaacagcgcaatcaaactattaccgtcacgTAGGagtttttgctgcattttgcgacaggatagtccacacacacacagctgtttgacactattctctgcacctaccatgtcaggaccacagacacccgcactgtgaaatgcggaggtttttttttgttcccCATTCAGCATActgtattaaattacattaaaacaacactcttccagcagtccttaaCTTCGTACtttcatccaatacctcagtttgttcctgaatgaaagttaaaatgctaaactgcagttaaagtcaaaaaattTTATAAGAAAAAcctgaaatgacatgaaactccagaagaaacattggatagcctggtgacgcaatgaggttaatcaatctatgtgCTATACGCTTATTTTACTCGgccaccatttaaaaaaaaaaaaaagcgaggcTTTGGTGTGAAGAAACCCGTATATAAGTGTAGGATCAGCACtgaaaacattgcaacaacatgctgttgccgcaatttcaaaatgcagatatggtgtaaacagcACTTTTATATCATtgagttaagtttaatttaaacaaataaagcatattaggcatcaaacaacatcacaatctctttaggAGTAATACACTTAACgctaagtgtcctcctaggcttcagttcatggcaccaggtaaacactgtgGGTAAGCTTCTCTGCTTCAGCCCATGTAACCCAGTGAGCAACAAAACATGTTGTCTTTAATAGTGTTGTGCCGGGACTGAATTTTTAAAACATCtctttcccgctaacatttaagtgccGCTGACCGTGTTCTTAAACTCTGCTGATTTCCTATAGTATTctccagtgctcaacagaaatgactgtgattggccgtgaaggtcattagTTTACCGCTTTTCACAGAGTGCAAACACAAATACTGGGACACTGAAGCGTTTACAGCCGCGAaggtttgcactcggtaaacattgGTGAAgggcagtgaactgatgaccttcacggccaatcaaagtcatttctgttaagcacatgaacacaatggcaaatcagcagtcaagagtgcttaaatgttagcaggaaattaaaggtttttttaaatttcagtaccgcAATtgagtatcgtgacaagtctaatatagtgaaagaatcaattcattaacttgagtttgataaatggcatctaaaatgtgtgtttgggaaaaaaCACGTtagccatttcccttaacttagctgaaaatgaggtctgatatcccttaTTATTTTCACTATCTATTCAGAACGGACTTTTGGGATactcggaaggtggtgaaattataaatgtgtCACTTTTTCTTCGCTGATAAGTTATACAGGCAGGTACACAGCATTCCTTTGTGACTATAGgcaatacttccgggtttcttcccaccgcagcctcgatttcgcttttaaaatggtgGCTGTTTGAAATCagtttatacatttaaaacaggatcatgaaagaaacattcaaaactcatgtaaacaccttaatcatattattggcttattcagattaaggcaaatcactTGAATACTGATGTCCATATAAATGTAGTCACTGAATCAAAgttaatacgttttttttttcctgaactaTCCCATTCATATGTGTCATTGGATGCTTAAGTGGCATTATTTTTCTCGTTAGTGCAGTatgactaaaataataattaaagagctCTCTGATCATCATGCTCTTATATAATCATTTCAGAATCCGAAACAGTTATATTGCAGATTCAAATGGACCTCATTTGTTGCATTATTCAAATGTGAAATTAGTTTAGTCTCTTTATAGGAAAGCTTCGTCCATAAATGAAAAATATGTCTCACTGTTGTCGTTTCAAATAttaaagtacatattttttaGGAGCGTGATAAAATCATAAatgtaaacagttgaagtcagaattattataccTACTgttaaattgtaattctttttttttttttttcccaatttctgtttaacacagaaggttttcaacacatttctaaacatactaatttctaataaattatttcttttatctttgccatgatgacagtacataatattttactagatatttttgaatatgctagtattcagcttaaagtgagatttaaaggcttaattgggttaactagaaaacttaaggctggtttatactttgcgttgagtgatcggcgtgaccgaTGGCGCATGCCTTGCGCGTAGTCATGCATTATACTTTTGCACGCTGTATGTGTAGCTGGCAGTacgtttttctgtttttctgtgtCGAATTTCTTCGCGAATGTTTGGTTTTATTCTgaagctaccttaatgtacaagtagctaaaactcattcatttagaggcaggaaccagcggctgtgcaacaactttaatcataaggtaaacacaaaacaaaaatttccatctggagctccttcacgggactagacacttgtaaacactcgcgccATCGGGCTCACGGAAGTATAAATTGGAAGTATaagttcctctgtgtcaagttttttcgcaggtatttttttttttttctgaatgctacaagtagctaaaactcgctcactcagaggctggaaccagcggacgtgcaacaacattaattataaggtaaacgcaaaataatcacagagcttgcgctacgcgtcgttgcaacgt contains the following coding sequences:
- the ranbp3a gene encoding LOW QUALITY PROTEIN: ran-binding protein 3a (The sequence of the model RefSeq protein was modified relative to this genomic sequence to represent the inferred CDS: inserted 1 base in 1 codon; deleted 1 base in 1 codon); protein product: MADDSEKPAVAPPVFVFQKDKAQKRSAEEXSTEDGEDSDKEDGSYSPAAKRGRTSPFTQFPPTHSVSKNNVFMPSSLCQSPTENSDSEPEEKTVGFRLKPPTLIHGQAPSAGVPSPKPKEAQRSILRPPVLQPPPVKSPPQNNISSNSSNGGTECKVHSEASAAGTQHNSEPLDKSTLKPETDDKSEEHGAQIDASFVFGENMRDRAKVGNSLDSSQKPDDLQTENSEETNYFLQCITSSAQKPDSSNANSVKFVFGQNMLDRVVALPKFTTDAQGGTRESGSEMGLFSQLSSTQEQTVEKSDNMKESLEESAARHEAHKPQKCLLERVEVRTGEESESNVLQMQCKLFVFEMLSQSWVERGCGVLRLNDKTSTDDGTLQSRLVMRTQGSLRVILNTKLWPQMQVDKASEKSLRITAIDTEEQGVKVFLISSSSKDAAQLFAALHHRILALRSISGQESDGQPALPDGEVIRFSDDDESRTPPIAATPAPGNPEAGVCSSTGNT